The genomic segment CCGGACCATCTGTGTTCCTCAGCAGAAaccgtgattcatcagaccaggaaGTTcatccagtcttcagctgtccagtgttggtgagcctgtacccactgcagcctcagctttctgttcttgactgacagaagaggaacccgacgtggtcttctgctgttgtaaacccatctgcctcaaggttcgataTGTTGTGCATCCTGAGTTGCTTTTCTGCTTGGCACAATgatacagagtggttatctgagttactgcaGCCTGtgacctgtctctctctcaacaaCAAGGACATTTCCATCTGTAGAACTGAcgatcactggatgttttttctttatcacACCATTCTGAgtgaactctagagactgttgtgtgtgaaactccaagatcagcagttatagaaatactcaaaccagcctgtctgacaccaacaaccatgctacaGTTACAGAGACCACTGagatttattttccacattctgatgtgtgatgtgaatATTACACGAAGCTCTCAGTctgtttctgcatgattttttgtaTTGaactgctgccacgtgattggctgatgagATAATGTGAGTGaatgtaggtgtacaggtgttcctaataaagtgcacgAAATAAACtgaacactgaaataaaactaatcTGAACTTCAAGGAggttcattcaaaataaataaataaataaatacagatgtgtGATGTTTTTTAACTTCATATATTTCAGTATTCTATACTCTTGTCTTGATGACATGTTTACACTTCTTTGCTTCCATATTCAGGTTACAGCGCGAGAGCCAATCGCATCACAGCATGAGGAAGCGTGTAAAATAGCTTgaataactccacacacactacttcttcattttcttcattttcttcttcttcttcttcttcttcttcttcttcttcttcagacaGACTTATTGCAGAGATGTGTGTGCTGAAGTTCGCTCTCGCCTGCCTCGCGATTGTTGTGTCTGAATGCGCGAGCTCACCGGCCGACAGATGCGAGGTGagaacacgaacacacacacacactctaagtTAGTGTTATTAGTGATAAACTTTAGATGTGGTTTGAATAGAGTCGCGCAGGGATCACGTCAtcttgtaccggaacccggaagttagcatcacaccgcttccctcgacaaaaactcAATAGGATTTTCGCCTTAGGCTTTTGGATTAATTCTcccataagaaaaaaaaatctctgtgatcaacaaatgcttacaatactaacacgttttgtccatcaagataatttttacaaataaacagaaCTTTTATGAAGtctgaagcctaaatacaatcgccagaaataaataGCTAATTGTATAGTATAAACGAATAACACCACGGTCGCTTGATTTCAACGTCACCAACACTGAGCTTTCGAGAACTTTTCAAAACTTgctttaataacatttttaattgaGGGGGGTTTGGAGATAAACCGGACCAGTCTATCTGCAAAGTTTATTCCTGTTccgcgtgatgacgtttaatgtccgggacaacctctgtagtcccgtttagcaacatgttagcaacggcctttttcaatacatgtgaaagctttttaaaaaaaatcctgagtatgggtattactggtgtattttatgtcgtagaataaaacgtgaaaatattctGAGCTTGTTTTCACCACAGGCCTTATTTcgggcttttaaccaaaatacaattttaaaaaacccactaaGTCAGATCACAGAAATGTGACCCCACACTCAAATACGGTGATGgcgaaatgtaaacaaaacatttcaatgataaaaacatcctcatgctagttaaCTAAGAGGTCAGGGTCTAAGAGCACCATCCAGAACACTTAGTGAAAACCAGGTGTTTATATTAGTGGCATTATTTAAGTAATAAAAAGGATAAAGAAAGCTAGCCAACACATACGCattaattaagacaaataaaactaatcattcaattatcacaaaaataatgacagtgtataaatggaggatgggcctgtctgtctgtgcagagtcGTATTGTAGTAACAATGTCTAATAATTAACGGTTATAATTccgtgtgcgcgcgtgtgtgtgtgtgtgtgtgtgtgtaggcactGGGGCAGTGTGTGCAGGTGAACTCCAGCAGGAACAATGATCCTGTGAATGTGACTCTGTACTATGAGTCTCTGTGTCCCGATTGTCAGAAGTTTCTGGCATTACAGCTCATGCCAACCTTCATCATGCTGAATGAGATCATGAGTTTGGAGCTCGTCCCGTACGGCAACGCTCAGGTACACACTCCATGTTAGTTACTGTCAACACTGAAGTTGATTCCTTTCCTATAAAAGAAtgccccaagtgttttattactgtatgacactgacactggagactccttccataaatgttaaataaacgtcttgTTACAGCAAACCACATCACCAATTACACAAGTTCATGTACAGTGTCCGCCGTACAAgtgcctgtgaatgagccgttactatagaaacgataacgtgttggaatgagcgcattaatataaacctgctctACTGTCATAGCTGCttttatagagaattaatcaacacctcctgaccaatcacaatccagaatttaacagcgctgAGTTCTCAGTAACCCCCCGGTTCTGTGTGCTGCAGGAGAAGCAGGTTGGAGACAAGTACCAGTTCACCTGTCAGCACGGACCAGACGAGTGTCTGGGCAACATGATCGAGGTGAGACAGTAGAAAATGATCAGGATGATAGAAGGCGGGGTCAGTGATGTCATTATTGCACCTGGCTCTGGTGTGTTCAGCTTTATGAACagtcatgtagtgtgtgtgtgtgtgtgtgtgtgtgtgtgtgtgttcagacatGTGTGCTGAATAAGAAACTGGGTGGTGCTGCGTATGCAGTGATTTACTGCATGGAAGCGGCTGCGGACGTGGTGAAGGCTGCGGAATCTGTAAGTGTTCATTATCACTGAATTTACACCTCTGCTCTTGAGACTGCTCTCAAATTTAATCTGGAATACACTACCCTGACTGAGACTGGCCTAAATCTGATTTGGACTCACTTAACGTAACTTGGGATGGCTTCCATCTTACACGCAGCTGTTGGACCCAGACAAGCCTCAGTGGGATGCCGACTAGTCTCAAATTTAATCTGGAATAAATTTCCATGAACCTGGTCCTCAATCAGACTCAGGCTCtgtctcgatcagctccctCGTTCAGTAGCTGGTGAAACAGTACATCATGTACACGAGctggggcactggtaaggaccctggctcactacacattgggacgcTGATAACTCAATATCCGGCGACATGATCATGTATTCGCGTTGTAAAACATCGCCACAAATTAAAAACgtaaaaatatttcagttttatgtCATGTAAATTTGTTAGCTCAATCACAtgtatttctgtcatggtactgcAAACAGGATCGTAGGCAAGctagtggattattttttttttcaaatcattaaacacttaaaaagtcattagactcaaacaaaccatgTAGAGAATGttgaataaagttaaaaatctcTAATGTAATACTTTGAGAGCTGCAACAACAAGCTGCATCGATGCTTTAGGGAGCGAATGTTCCAGTGCGCAGGGAGGATTTTGTGACTGAGACAataatggccgactccctgatcagtgctctgactactgaactagggagctgattaaGACGCACCCTTAGACTATCTTAATGTAACCGGGACTGGCACCACCCTGACCCAAACTCACCTCAATGGGACACAGATTAGACTTTAACCTGGAATAATGTAATTCAACTGGTATTACTCTAACTGACTTGGACTAACTTGGGATATTAGACCCAGACTAGTATAAACTTGCCTCGCCTCAGGCTGACCCAGATTAACTTAATTTGACTCCCATTTGCCTCACCTGGTTAGCCCAACCCAGACTAGCACCCATCCTTGATCCAGATTAGGCTAGTGTTTACCTGAACCTTACTAGCCTCAGCATAAAAATGATTCTCATTTTTGTTGAAGTCATAATAGTGAACAAAAAGCACAGATTTTACTCCATACACATATATCACACATTCCCATCATCCTCTGCGTATGATAAAGGTTCTCTATCATAGCGGTCAGTTCCTCACTGCAGTGTACTGACGGTCTGTTGTTTGTCCTCAGTGTCTCGCCCTGTTCAGCCCAGAAACGCGCTTCGGTGACATCATGGCGTGTGCGAACGGTGACGAGGGAAACCAGTTAATGCACCAGAACGCCAAGAAAACTGCCGCTTTACAGCCACCGCATCAATACGTGCCGTGGATCACCGTCAACGGAGTGAGAACTATTATTCTCTTCATCCAACACCGTTCTTTAATCTTTCTTCTTTAATCTGTCACTTCACTTCCTGCATCATGATTATtatctgtgtgtttacaggagCACACTGATGACCTGCAGAAGAAAGCAATGGGCTCACTCTTCCAACTCGTCTGCAGTCTGTACAaggtcagtgagagagagagagtcaggcaggcagagagagagagagagacagagatagatagagagagagagacagagatagagagagagagagagagagacagaggtagacagagagggggaggaaTGAAAAGAAAGCGGCATAGAGGGACAGGCAGACtgatggagagatagatagattgacagAGGGATGGTCggagggaaagacagacagatagagggaAAGAGGAAAGGACAGAGGGACTGAAGGAAAGTCAGACGGTAGATGGAGAGTCAGACAGATGGAGTGACAAAGAGACAGATagtgggacagacagacagacagatggaaggACAAACAAAAGGATGAACACagccagacagatagacagagagatagacagagatggACACAAAcaaatggacagagagacagacagaagaacGAAGAGATAGACATAGGGACGGACAGAGAGGTGAAcagctggagagagagggacagaaagattgagagacagagagagagacggagtggcagacagggacagagagactgCGTGATAGAGGAACAAAGACAGATGAGCAACTgagggatggagagaaaggcagaaagaTGGAGAAAGTGACAGACACAGGgatggtgagagagtgagacagagatatagagagagacagagagagagagagacatacagaacATTAAGATTTAAAGTTAATTTGCTGCTGGATGGTGAGTGTTACCTGCTGGACTgtggtgtttatttgtgtgtgtgcgtgcgtgtgtgtgcgtgtgtgtgcgtgcgtgtgttacAGGGTCAGGCCCCGGCAGCGTGCACTCTCGGACAGAAGGTGGTAAAGACAAGTTACTGCTGAAGAAGTTTAAATCTGACTGTAATCCTGaatcattaaatcattaaatgaTGAATGTAACGCAGTggtgattttaaaaatgattgaaaatgctTTTTTCGTCTGTCCGTGACATGAAAAACGATTTACGGAAACCAGAATTTACTTCTATACATATGGGaaagcaaaaatataaaaaatatatgatgTAATGGACACACAGATCAGAGGCAGAAAcgactgtatttttaataaggTGCAGATGGTCCTTGGTGTTGTCCTGGTTGAGGGCCTGTGGGAAGGCCTGTGGCCTTCGGGGAGTGGAAGTGCTTCTAGAAGAGTCCATTGTGTGGATGGCTGAGGTCCTTCATTGTCTTTGCCTTGGTCCAGCACTGCTTTCTGTAGTTAGACTGCAGGTCAGGGAGCTCAGTGCGGATGGTACGCTCTGTAGAGCCCACGTACTGTATCCTGCTCTGTGCTGTTCCCAAACCAGGATGTGATGCTTCCCGTCAGGATTCTCTCCATGGTGCAGGTGTAAAAGTTCCTTAGAACCTTAGAGGGCAGTTTAAAGGTGGTAAACACATTGACGGACCTTCTTCACCAGGATGTTGATGTGACAGGACCATGGCACGTCCTGCGTGATGTGAACACTGTATCGTTAATATATAAAGAGGTTTAATCAGATGCAGGAGTGTGGATGTAGAAAATGAGACATGAAGACGCCATGGCTGGCATGAATGGTGTCTTTAAGAATCCTCTGTGCCCTCGTCAGACATTTCCTCTCTCCAGGACTCTGGAGGTCAGTGAGAGCAGTTGGTTTTAAATCAACTCTCTATAGAGAAAAGCCAATAAACCCATCGTGCCTTTGCTGAGCAACTCTCTTCCTCATATTTCTAATTTTAGGAGGAACTTTTATGACAAGGTTTATACCTAAATAAAACACCCATGAGAATCCATATCAAATCTCCTGAGATATCAGAGAGAAACTTCACTACTTACAGCATCTAAATGAAGACGTAAGGAGTAGAAATTATAAAATACAAGccttaatgtttaatttaagaACAATCAACAGTACTGGCATCCGTACAGTACAAGAAGAGTCACGTGAGAGTGCAGTTTTTACTTTGACCTGACATTCATGTAAGCGAGCACCAAGCAGAAGTTTATTCTCTCGGTATGTGGATGACAaggaacataaacataaacagttCTGTACGTCACAGATACACAGTGTACACTTTGTCTGTGAAAACTGAttagatttcattttgtttcacaGACTTGGTGTTTCCACGTGCACCCTTGTTCTGAAACTAGCTCAGTGAGGTGTAAAGAGACATTTTTGTTGGGTCCAGCAGGAtaccagttctgatgcaaatTTCTAATTCATAGTAAAAGTTCATTTATAGTACAGCGTTACAGATTCAGGAGATTTACAcatgtataaaacattttatgaagGGAATAAGGAAGTCACAAggtcctggaaaaaaaacaacacactgttCATAGAGCAGTAACTTTCTACTGTCACtcaacaaaattattattattattattattagtagtagtagtagtagtagtatttatttatttatttatttattttactctctctgtgtgtgtgtgtgtgtgtgtgcaataaaTCCAATCTTATTTCACAACTGTCTTGGCAatctcactgacacacacacacacacacacacacacatactcacacacacacacacacagtctcctcCTCCATGTGTCAGCACCAGCAGGTGTTCAGGTGATAATGTCACGGGGTAAATCACAGCTCAGCAGATGACTCATGTCCCGTTCATGTGatccagggtgtgtgtgtgagagagagattgcccAGACAGTTGtgaaatatttacagtgtaaacacatTCATACTCAAGTTACTAGTGTGTCCTGTTACTACAAGTATTCATTTGTTCAATACCAGATGCATTAGTGTGATTTTTTAGTGTGATCTGTAGCTCCGCCCCAATCTCTGATGCAGTACACTTATTTTAGAAGGTTTTCCCCCCTGCTGGTTTGCTGTATAGTTAACTGGTTCTCAGCTTCCTAATGCGGTTGGATGGAACCCCATCAGACACTTTTAAAGGATTTCAATGGAAAGACGAAACAGGATCTTTGTGGATGAAAAATTTGACCACAAATGATGaaacaatgcacacacacacacacccatacacatcTTCCTCATTTCTAGTTTCCTGTTTTAATAACATCACCAGTTGGTAGGCCAGTAAATCAGATATGAATGGatttattaatatgtttaatattaatataaaaatgtcagCATGTAAGGCGGGTTTATGTAAACAGCACATTTCGTACGTAAAAGCAAATCGACGTGAGGGTGTAGGAATGTTTCAGGAATTCACTTACTTCTCAGAAGTCTCAGGATGCTTTGACCACAAGATATGAAGCTCAcaaaattaaagggaaaatcgcaaaaaaaaaaaataaaaaataaaaatttgtgcCTAATACCCTGTAATTCCCcttttaaaaatgcacttacaGTAAGAATTTAAGTGATAtctgaaagtaaatgttttagGCTTGCttattttttctcttctgtGAAAGAGTGATGAATTGATTATTAAAATACTTTCTGTTCAGTGTTTTTGATAAACGTCataaaatagaagaagaaaaaatggaaaagagtCTTGTCTGGATTTCCCCAAACTTCCCcctgaatgaataaaatgccCTGCATGCTAGTGCAGTTCCTGCTCTGTGCTCAGGTAAAGGAGGAAATTAAAACAATAGCTATGACATGAGGGAAAGTTTTCATGCCATGATTCTGGTGTTAATAATGTAAACATGTAAGCTGATTGGTCTGAGGAGAAAACCTTCTCCATGTCAATATATCCAGTATAAATtattgtttgattgtttttgttatgtcacAGCGCTGCTGatttctggactctgattggtcagaaggtgttgattagtcctctataacagcggctcggacagtagcgcaggtttaatattaatgctctcgctctaatacgttatagtttctatagcaacagctcattcacggggacgtgtacggcggacgctcaactaataaaaacatatttttaaaatctgttgaagttttcttaaagtaatgagacgtttatttatttaacatgtatggaaggagtctccagtgtcagcgctttgtaacagtcagaggtgactTTACGTTTTCcgaaatcttcaggacagaggagttcgcacttctttgcggtttctcggtatgATGACAAGCTGCTTAactagaagagagagagaataaagagagggaataaagagagaataaagagagggaataaagagagggaataaagagagaataaagagagaaaagagagagaataaagagagaataaagagagagaataaacagagggaataaagagagggaataaagagagaataaagagagggctggtgagggaacgactgtttatagctgctgtaatgtttgtcacaacaggaactaactctaCGACACTGTACATAAATGTACAATGTGTACACTTGCacttgttggcaaattgctgtggtgtaagaggaataaaacactcagacGTGCTGTCAGAGGAAAAGAATCCACTTCGGGGTGACTCCCTTCATCACGCTACATCATCACTCAGTATTGTTCTGTAACAGGAGATCTGAATAATTATAATCAGTTatgaacatatacatacacatacacacacacacacacacacacacacacacacacacacagagagagacacacacacaggtacttTTTGGTTTTAATTCCAGCAACTAAACTGTTCATCAAATCTGCAAAATAATACACCAGATGCTGGTCGAAGAaatatttgtaattaaatttttaacAGTACATAGACACTGACAAAAAATAACTAGCAGTTAGCAGTTTATTTGGAGATGTAAATTAGAATTTgagcacaaaataaataaattagtgtaTACAGTTCAGGGTTTATAGCAGGTTAATGAATGTCAGAGCGCGTGAGGAGTGTgctaaactgtgtgtgtgtgtgtgtgtgtgtgtgtgtgtgtgtcgtgtgaCTTACAGCTTTTTAACGTTACTACAATTCATtcggagtgtgtgagtgtgtgtgaatgttgttTAAAGTGTGTTAAAGTGGTGTACTTTGTGATTCTCTCTGCTTCTATAGCCGCCATAGTTCTGCTGGTGTTTAATGACGCTTCTCCACGTgactctcagccaatcagatcacagATCGAGCGTCCCCGGAGCCAATCGCGTCACAGCATGGGGAAGTGCGTAAAATAAAAGCAGTAGTTTTGAGTCGCTTACCGCACACTGCTTTCTTTTACTTCTTATTTTCCCTCTccctcagacag from the Ictalurus furcatus strain D&B chromosome 17, Billie_1.0, whole genome shotgun sequence genome contains:
- the LOC128621593 gene encoding gamma-interferon-inducible lysosomal thiol reductase, with translation MCVLKFALACLAIVVSECASSPADRCEALGQCVQVNSSRNNDPVNVTLYYESLCPDCQKFLALQLMPTFIMLNEIMSLELVPYGNAQEKQVGDKYQFTCQHGPDECLGNMIETCVLNKKLGGAAYAVIYCMEAAADVVKAAESCLALFSPETRFGDIMACANGDEGNQLMHQNAKKTAALQPPHQYVPWITVNGEHTDDLQKKAMGSLFQLVCSLYKGQAPAACTLGQKVVKTSYC